One window of Mediterraneibacter gnavus ATCC 29149 genomic DNA carries:
- a CDS encoding D-isomer specific 2-hydroxyacid dehydrogenase family protein, producing MKLFVYSYRTFDEDVYFREFSKEYGVELGICHQGPSMENAHLAEGYDYISILTSKINAALVRRFRELGVKMISTRTIGYDHIDLDAARACGMKVSNVTYSPECVADYTMLLILMSIRKMKRILQRAELNDFSLPGIQGGELHNFTVGVIGTGKIGQAVIRDLSGFGCKIYAYDVYRSESVKEYADYVENVQEIYQKCDLITLHMPLFESNFHMIDEKAMAQMKDGVVLINTARGGLIDTKALIKGLETGKVGAAGLDVIEDEFGLYYKDLKSKCLSKHDLCILRSFPNVVVTPHMAFYTDQAVSDMVKNSILSCCLNERGEENPWEVK from the coding sequence ATGAAATTATTTGTATACAGTTACAGGACATTTGATGAGGATGTGTATTTCCGGGAATTTTCAAAGGAATATGGGGTAGAACTGGGAATCTGTCATCAGGGACCATCTATGGAAAATGCACATCTGGCAGAAGGATATGACTATATCAGTATTCTTACCAGCAAAATTAACGCAGCACTGGTAAGACGATTCCGGGAACTGGGAGTCAAAATGATCTCTACCCGGACGATCGGTTATGACCATATCGATCTGGATGCAGCGAGAGCGTGTGGGATGAAGGTCAGCAATGTGACATACTCACCGGAATGTGTGGCAGATTATACGATGCTTTTAATCCTGATGTCCATTCGAAAAATGAAACGGATTCTGCAGCGGGCAGAGCTCAACGACTTTTCACTGCCGGGAATCCAGGGAGGAGAACTGCATAATTTTACAGTGGGCGTCATCGGAACCGGCAAAATCGGGCAGGCTGTCATCCGGGATCTGAGTGGATTTGGCTGTAAGATCTATGCGTATGATGTCTATCGTTCAGAGAGTGTAAAAGAATATGCAGACTATGTGGAAAACGTGCAGGAAATTTATCAGAAGTGTGATCTGATCACACTGCATATGCCATTATTTGAGTCCAATTTCCATATGATCGATGAAAAGGCAATGGCGCAGATGAAAGATGGTGTAGTTCTGATCAACACGGCAAGAGGCGGTCTGATCGATACCAAAGCGCTGATCAAAGGTCTGGAAACAGGAAAAGTCGGTGCAGCAGGTCTGGATGTGATCGAGGATGAATTTGGATTGTATTATAAGGATCTGAAATCGAAGTGCTTAAGTAAGCATGATCTGTGTATCCTGAGAAGTTTTCCTAATGTAGTTGTGACACCACATATGGCATTTTATACCGACCAGGCAGTCAGTGATATGGTGAAAAATTCGATTTTGAGCTGTTGTCTGAATGAGCGGGGAGAGGAAAATCCCTGGGAAGTAAAATAA
- the pyrH gene encoding UMP kinase, with protein sequence MKRVLLKLSGEALAGDKKTGFDEATCIGVANQVKQLVDQGIQVAIVTGGGNFWRGRTSETIDRTKADQIGMLATVMNCIYVSDIFRHVGMKTEVFTPFVCGAFTSLFSKDAAVEALEEGKVIFFAGGTGHPYFSTDTGAVLRAIEIEADAMLLAKAIDGIYDSDPKVNPEAKKYDEISIQEVINQKLAAVDLTASILCLENKMPMLVFGLNEENSIVETMSGTFTGTKVTV encoded by the coding sequence ATGAAAAGAGTATTGTTAAAACTGAGCGGCGAAGCACTTGCCGGAGATAAAAAGACAGGATTTGATGAGGCAACCTGCATAGGAGTTGCAAATCAGGTGAAGCAGCTTGTAGATCAGGGAATTCAGGTTGCGATCGTGACAGGCGGCGGAAATTTCTGGAGAGGCCGTACCAGTGAGACGATCGACCGTACAAAAGCAGATCAGATCGGAATGCTTGCAACGGTGATGAACTGTATTTACGTGTCTGACATTTTCCGCCATGTGGGGATGAAGACAGAAGTGTTTACTCCATTTGTATGTGGAGCGTTTACATCGTTGTTTTCCAAGGATGCAGCAGTGGAAGCGCTGGAAGAAGGAAAAGTGATCTTTTTTGCAGGAGGAACCGGACACCCATATTTTTCAACGGATACAGGAGCTGTTCTGCGTGCGATCGAAATCGAGGCAGATGCGATGCTTCTTGCAAAAGCAATTGACGGAATTTATGACAGCGATCCGAAAGTAAATCCGGAGGCGAAAAAATATGATGAGATCTCCATTCAGGAAGTGATCAATCAGAAGCTGGCAGCAGTGGATCTGACAGCATCCATTCTCTGCCTTGAGAATAAGATGCCGATGCTGGTATTTGGACTGAATGAAGAAAACAGTATTGTAGAGACCATGAGCGGTACATTTACCGGAACAAAAGTGACAGTATAA
- a CDS encoding ClC family H(+)/Cl(-) exchange transporter: MKTNDVWKRARRIPVMLITEGLCVGLVGGFVVLLYRVALTFAGDWLVKILSYMKGNPFRCVVWFLILAALAWIVGKLVKWEPMISGSGIPQVEGEIAGRLSQNWKRVLPAKFAGGFLCMLGGLSLGREGPSIQLGAMAGQGISRALGRGKREEKFLMTCGASAGLSAAFHAPLAGMMFAVEEIHKTFSIPILLPVMTASVTADYIASHILGLDPVFRFQITKYLPQNYYWLLILLGILVGVSGVFYNWGMLKAQELYRKIPFMKETGRLLIAFLTAGVLGIVMPWVLGSGSGLIVSLTQGEMVLGMVVLTLVMKFLFSAVSFGSGAPGGIFFPLLILGALIGAVFAMAGVEFFGLAPVYVNNFVLLGMTGFFTAIVRAPLTGIILLFEMSGSISQMLSLSIVSVTAYIVATLMRSEPIYDSLLKRILKADTIVHDK; encoded by the coding sequence ATGAAAACGAATGATGTGTGGAAACGCGCACGTAGAATACCTGTTATGCTGATCACAGAAGGGCTCTGCGTCGGTCTTGTCGGCGGATTTGTCGTGCTGCTTTACCGAGTGGCGCTGACTTTTGCGGGAGACTGGCTTGTAAAGATTCTTTCTTATATGAAAGGAAATCCATTTCGATGTGTGGTGTGGTTTTTGATTTTGGCAGCGCTTGCATGGATTGTGGGAAAACTGGTGAAGTGGGAACCGATGATCTCAGGAAGCGGGATCCCTCAGGTGGAAGGGGAGATAGCAGGGAGGCTTTCCCAAAACTGGAAACGCGTGCTGCCGGCAAAATTTGCAGGAGGCTTTTTGTGTATGCTGGGTGGTCTTTCTCTTGGAAGAGAAGGTCCGTCGATCCAACTTGGAGCCATGGCAGGACAGGGGATATCCAGAGCTTTGGGACGGGGAAAAAGAGAAGAGAAGTTTTTGATGACTTGTGGGGCGAGTGCGGGACTTTCTGCTGCTTTCCATGCACCGCTGGCAGGTATGATGTTTGCGGTAGAAGAGATCCATAAAACATTTTCAATCCCGATTCTTCTTCCTGTCATGACAGCTTCGGTGACGGCTGATTATATTGCTTCCCACATTCTTGGCCTAGATCCGGTATTTCGATTTCAGATCACGAAATATCTGCCGCAAAACTATTACTGGCTTTTGATCCTTTTGGGAATTTTGGTAGGTGTATCCGGTGTGTTTTATAATTGGGGGATGTTAAAGGCCCAGGAATTGTATCGCAAAATTCCGTTTATGAAAGAAACAGGCCGTCTGTTGATCGCCTTTCTGACTGCGGGAGTATTGGGGATTGTGATGCCGTGGGTATTGGGAAGTGGTTCGGGCTTGATTGTCAGCCTGACACAGGGTGAAATGGTATTGGGGATGGTTGTGCTGACGCTGGTTATGAAGTTTTTATTTTCCGCAGTCAGCTTTGGCTCCGGAGCGCCGGGAGGAATTTTCTTTCCGCTTTTGATATTAGGCGCTTTGATCGGAGCAGTATTTGCCATGGCGGGGGTCGAATTTTTTGGCTTGGCTCCGGTGTATGTCAACAATTTTGTACTGCTTGGGATGACCGGATTCTTTACAGCGATTGTAAGAGCACCGCTGACGGGGATTATCCTGTTATTTGAAATGTCCGGAAGTATCAGTCAGATGCTTTCCCTGTCGATCGTGTCGGTAACGGCATATATTGTGGCAACGCTGATGCGCTCAGAGCCGATTTATGACAGTCTTTTGAAGAGAATTCTCAAAGCGGATACTATAGTGCATGACAAATGA
- a CDS encoding polysaccharide deacetylase family protein — translation MNISTHDKKILFVCFRRLLFLTLAFLLGSLAGKAELSLGIHPVSGPVLSSSENWGLSFPEEGTLPTANASIEELKQYDAYYAQDTDEKILYLTFDCGYENGATPAILDALKKHQAPAAFFVVGNFVRDNPDLIRRMTEEGHTVANHTLSHPDMSKISSVENFQKELSGVESLYKEITGTDMIKYYRPPQGIYSTENLKMAQQLGYQTFFWSLAYVDWQQDDQPTHEEAFDKLLSRVHPGAVVLLHNTSKTNGEIMEELLSKWEEMGYTFRPLSDLTKAA, via the coding sequence ATGAACATTAGCACGCATGACAAAAAAATCCTGTTTGTCTGTTTTCGTCGTCTTTTATTTCTTACACTTGCCTTTTTACTCGGTTCTCTCGCCGGAAAAGCCGAACTTTCCCTTGGCATTCATCCGGTATCCGGCCCGGTCCTCTCGTCCTCTGAAAACTGGGGCCTTAGTTTTCCAGAGGAAGGAACACTCCCCACTGCCAACGCTTCGATTGAAGAGCTGAAGCAATATGATGCTTACTACGCGCAGGATACGGATGAAAAAATTTTATATTTGACCTTTGACTGCGGGTATGAAAACGGCGCTACGCCAGCTATTTTAGATGCGCTGAAAAAACATCAGGCTCCTGCTGCTTTCTTTGTTGTGGGAAACTTTGTCCGGGATAATCCGGATTTGATCCGCCGCATGACAGAAGAAGGGCATACAGTGGCCAATCATACGCTCAGTCATCCGGATATGTCTAAGATTTCCTCTGTCGAAAATTTTCAAAAAGAACTTTCCGGCGTAGAATCTCTCTATAAAGAAATCACCGGCACTGACATGATCAAATATTACCGTCCCCCACAAGGTATCTACAGTACTGAAAATCTGAAAATGGCACAACAGCTGGGATACCAGACATTTTTCTGGAGCCTTGCCTATGTAGACTGGCAGCAGGATGATCAGCCTACTCATGAAGAAGCCTTTGACAAACTGCTTTCCCGCGTTCATCCCGGAGCGGTTGTACTGCTTCACAATACATCAAAGACCAACGGAGAAATTATGGAGGAGCTCCTCTCAAAATGGGAGGAAATGGGATATACCTTCCGTCCGTTGTCCGACCTTACCAAAGCAGCATAA
- a CDS encoding HAD family hydrolase, with the protein MKKAALFFDIDGTILSEKTKEIPKSAIEALLAAQKKGHLLFINTGRTMCSIPAQLKQFMFDGYLCGCGTYLTYHDEVLFTRNIDKKRGREILNKMAECNLDGIAEGTEDIYIPERITRFERLETSRRYFQSNGLGLECYLEKDDFIYDKVFIYADEKSNLQEFFTFIEEDMEAIDRGGNTYEIVQKGYSKGTACDVILKKFGMELDRAYVFGDSMNDLSMFQYAKHTIAMGNHAKGLDPFTEYVTAEVEKDGIAQAIRHYGLD; encoded by the coding sequence ATGAAAAAAGCGGCATTATTTTTTGATATTGACGGAACGATATTAAGTGAAAAAACAAAAGAGATTCCAAAGAGCGCGATCGAGGCACTTTTGGCGGCGCAGAAAAAAGGACATCTTTTATTTATCAATACAGGGAGAACTATGTGCTCGATTCCGGCACAGTTAAAGCAGTTCATGTTTGACGGATATTTGTGCGGATGCGGAACATATCTGACGTATCATGATGAGGTATTGTTCACAAGAAATATTGACAAAAAACGGGGAAGAGAAATTTTAAATAAAATGGCGGAATGCAATTTGGACGGGATTGCAGAAGGAACGGAAGATATTTATATTCCAGAGAGGATTACCAGGTTTGAACGTCTGGAGACATCCAGAAGATATTTTCAGTCCAATGGTCTTGGATTGGAATGTTATCTCGAAAAAGATGATTTCATTTATGACAAGGTGTTCATTTATGCAGATGAGAAAAGCAATCTTCAGGAATTTTTTACGTTTATCGAGGAAGATATGGAAGCAATTGACCGCGGAGGCAATACCTATGAAATTGTGCAGAAAGGCTACAGTAAAGGGACTGCCTGCGATGTAATCCTGAAAAAATTCGGGATGGAACTGGATCGGGCATATGTATTTGGAGACAGTATGAATGATCTTTCCATGTTTCAGTATGCGAAGCATACGATTGCCATGGGAAATCATGCAAAAGGACTGGATCCTTTTACAGAGTATGTAACAGCAGAAGTAGAGAAAGATGGGATTGCTCAGGCAATCCGTCATTACGGTTTAGATTAA
- a CDS encoding isoprenyl transferase has translation MNVPQHIAIILDGNGRWAKAKGMPRNYGHAQGSKNVERICEEAWRMGIKYLTVYAFSTENWNRPESEVSALMKLLRNYMKTCLKTAAKNDMKVRVLGDIEALDEDIRTRILELEEATKDNGGLNFQIALNYGSRDEMIRAVRRLARDCADGKVVPETIDETVFESYLDTHGIPDPDLLIRTSGELRLSNYLLWQLAYTEFYFTEIPWPDFTKEELEKAIAQYNKRDRRYGGVKEEEDV, from the coding sequence ATGAACGTACCGCAGCATATTGCCATCATCCTGGACGGAAACGGGAGATGGGCAAAAGCCAAGGGAATGCCGAGAAATTACGGGCATGCACAGGGCAGTAAGAATGTAGAGCGGATCTGCGAAGAAGCCTGGAGAATGGGGATTAAATATCTGACCGTGTATGCGTTTTCCACAGAGAATTGGAACCGGCCGGAAAGTGAAGTCAGCGCGCTGATGAAACTGCTGCGCAATTATATGAAGACCTGTCTGAAGACCGCGGCGAAAAATGATATGAAAGTGCGTGTGCTGGGAGACATTGAGGCGCTGGATGAGGATATCCGGACCAGAATTTTGGAACTGGAAGAAGCCACAAAGGATAACGGTGGCTTAAACTTTCAGATCGCGCTGAATTATGGAAGCCGGGATGAGATGATCCGCGCTGTGCGCCGCCTTGCAAGAGACTGCGCAGATGGAAAGGTTGTGCCGGAAACGATCGATGAGACAGTGTTTGAGTCTTATCTGGATACCCATGGGATACCGGATCCCGATCTTTTGATCCGTACCAGTGGGGAACTGCGGCTTTCCAATTATTTATTGTGGCAGCTGGCATATACGGAATTTTATTTTACAGAGATTCCATGGCCGGATTTTACAAAAGAGGAATTAGAAAAGGCAATTGCGCAGTATAATAAAAGAGACAGAAGATACGGCGGTGTGAAGGAGGAAGAAGATGTTTAA
- the frr gene encoding ribosome recycling factor, with the protein MDEKLKVYDDKMTKTINNLGSELAAIRAGRANPHVLDKLTVDYYGVPTPIQQAANISVPEARMIQIQPWEKSMLKEIEKAILMSDIGINPTNDGTVVRLMFPELTEERRKELVKDVKKKGEAAKVAIRNIRRDGNDAFKKLKGTEISEDGIKDLEDSLQKLTDKYIAEVDKAVEAKSKEVLTV; encoded by the coding sequence ATGGATGAAAAATTAAAAGTATATGATGACAAGATGACAAAAACAATCAACAATCTGGGAAGTGAGCTTGCAGCCATCCGCGCAGGACGTGCCAATCCACATGTATTGGATAAGCTGACAGTGGATTACTATGGAGTGCCGACTCCGATCCAGCAGGCAGCGAACATATCCGTACCGGAAGCACGCATGATCCAGATACAGCCATGGGAAAAGAGCATGTTAAAAGAAATCGAAAAAGCAATCCTGATGTCTGATATCGGAATCAATCCTACAAACGATGGAACGGTGGTACGCCTGATGTTCCCGGAACTGACAGAAGAGCGAAGAAAAGAACTGGTAAAAGATGTGAAGAAAAAAGGAGAGGCAGCAAAAGTTGCAATCCGCAATATCCGTCGTGACGGAAACGATGCATTCAAAAAACTGAAAGGAACAGAGATTTCAGAAGACGGGATCAAAGACTTGGAAGATTCACTTCAGAAACTGACAGACAAATACATTGCAGAAGTCGATAAAGCGGTGGAAGCAAAATCCAAAGAAGTACTGACAGTTTAG
- the aroB gene encoding 3-dehydroquinate synthase yields the protein MKLTVNLGKNSYPIYIENNILDKASSYISSCFSGKKIMIISDDNVFPLYGEKLKTSLGDYEVHELVLPHGEPTKAFETLPALYNALLKQKFSRSDLVIALGGGVIGDLAGFAASSYLRGIRFVQIPTSLLAQVDSSVGGKVAVDLPQGKNLVGAFYHPKLVLIDPQVLRTLPEHFIMDGMGEVIKYGCIRDAALFETLKERGSFENLQDILPEIIFRCVDIKRQVVENDQFDTGERMLLNFGHTLAHTIEQYFHYERESHGEAVGIGMYQISKLAEEKNLCQPGTAQKIRLILNAYGLPDTCHLPMSDLMDAISLDKKNLNNHLNLVLLHQIGDSYVYPADLTFFDQADEI from the coding sequence TTGAAACTGACAGTAAATTTAGGAAAAAACAGCTATCCGATTTATATTGAAAACAACATTCTGGACAAGGCAAGTTCTTATATTTCCTCCTGCTTTTCCGGAAAAAAGATTATGATCATCTCTGATGACAATGTATTCCCACTTTACGGAGAGAAGTTGAAAACTTCCCTCGGTGACTATGAGGTACACGAGCTGGTCCTTCCACACGGAGAACCTACCAAAGCCTTTGAGACACTCCCCGCGCTTTACAATGCACTGCTAAAGCAGAAGTTTTCCCGCAGTGATCTGGTGATTGCTCTGGGCGGAGGTGTGATCGGAGATCTCGCGGGTTTTGCCGCATCCAGTTATTTAAGAGGGATCCGTTTCGTGCAGATTCCGACTTCCCTGCTTGCACAGGTGGATTCTTCCGTTGGCGGAAAGGTTGCGGTAGATCTCCCGCAGGGAAAAAACCTGGTAGGAGCTTTTTATCACCCAAAACTGGTACTGATCGATCCTCAGGTTCTTCGCACTCTTCCTGAACACTTTATTATGGATGGAATGGGCGAGGTCATCAAATACGGCTGTATCAGAGACGCTGCCCTGTTTGAGACATTAAAAGAACGTGGTTCTTTTGAAAACCTGCAGGACATTCTTCCTGAAATCATTTTCCGCTGTGTGGACATCAAACGTCAGGTTGTGGAAAACGATCAGTTCGATACCGGGGAGCGGATGCTTTTAAATTTCGGTCACACGCTTGCACACACGATCGAACAGTATTTCCACTATGAGCGGGAAAGCCATGGGGAAGCCGTCGGCATCGGTATGTATCAGATCAGTAAGCTCGCCGAAGAAAAAAACTTGTGCCAGCCAGGTACTGCCCAAAAGATCCGGCTGATTTTGAATGCCTACGGTCTTCCGGATACCTGCCATCTGCCGATGAGTGATCTTATGGACGCCATCTCACTGGATAAGAAAAATCTGAACAATCACTTAAATCTGGTGCTCCTTCACCAGATCGGTGACAGTTATGTATACCCTGCCGATCTTACATTCTTTGACCAGGCAGACGAAATTTAA
- the aroF gene encoding 3-deoxy-7-phosphoheptulonate synthase has product MIIVLKPNTSDKDIARVEHQIKRNGLDTHIVRGQEMTIIGCIGDTTRLDARLFEVDASVDKVMHVQEPYKLSNRAFHPEDSIIDVSGVKVGGDNLALIAGPCSVESYEQVLGIAKSVKAAGANMLRGGAFKPRTSPYSFQGLGLEGLDILCAVKEETGLPIVTELMSPDHLDVFNEKVDLIQIGARNMQNFDLLKQLGQLDRPILLKRGLNATYEEWIMSAEYIMAAGNENVILCERGIRTFETYTRNTLDLQSIPVLKKKTHLPVIIDPSHAGGKWWLVEPMAKASVAAGADGLMIEVHNDPECALCDGAQSLKPEKYAALLAQIGQIAQVVGKQV; this is encoded by the coding sequence ATGATTATCGTATTAAAGCCAAATACCTCTGACAAAGATATTGCCAGAGTTGAACATCAGATTAAACGAAACGGTCTGGATACTCACATTGTCCGTGGACAGGAGATGACTATCATCGGGTGTATCGGAGATACGACCCGCCTGGATGCACGTCTTTTTGAAGTAGACGCTTCCGTTGACAAAGTCATGCATGTACAGGAACCTTATAAGCTTTCCAACCGCGCCTTTCATCCGGAGGATTCTATTATTGATGTATCCGGTGTCAAAGTCGGCGGAGACAATCTGGCACTGATTGCAGGTCCGTGTTCTGTAGAATCCTACGAGCAGGTTCTTGGAATCGCAAAATCTGTCAAAGCTGCCGGAGCCAATATGCTGCGCGGCGGCGCTTTCAAACCGAGAACAAGCCCGTATTCTTTCCAGGGACTCGGACTGGAAGGACTTGACATTCTCTGTGCAGTCAAAGAGGAGACCGGACTTCCGATCGTAACAGAACTGATGTCTCCGGATCACCTGGATGTCTTCAACGAAAAAGTCGACCTGATCCAGATCGGAGCCCGCAATATGCAGAACTTTGACCTGCTCAAACAGCTTGGACAGCTGGATCGTCCAATTCTTTTAAAACGAGGCCTGAACGCGACCTATGAAGAGTGGATCATGTCCGCAGAGTACATCATGGCAGCCGGAAACGAGAATGTCATCCTCTGCGAACGCGGAATCCGTACTTTTGAAACTTATACCAGAAACACACTGGATCTGCAGAGCATCCCTGTTCTGAAGAAGAAAACACACCTTCCGGTCATCATCGACCCAAGCCATGCCGGCGGAAAATGGTGGCTGGTAGAACCAATGGCAAAAGCATCTGTAGCAGCAGGCGCTGACGGACTGATGATCGAAGTCCACAACGATCCGGAGTGCGCACTCTGTGACGGCGCCCAGTCTCTGAAACCGGAAAAATATGCGGCTCTTCTGGCACAGATCGGACAGATCGCCCAGGTTGTCGGAAAACAGGTTTAA
- a CDS encoding phosphatidate cytidylyltransferase has protein sequence MFKTRLLSGILLVVIALITVITGGNVLFATLFLISMIGVYELYRVFEIENKAVGICGFLFAAGYYGLLYAKPLLPDTTDWFMLLFMAFVICLMAVLVFSYPKYRTEQMLAAFFGVFYVAVMLSYIYQTRILPGGVFQVWLVFICAWGCDTCAYCVGMLIGKHKMAPKLSPKKSVEGGIGGIAGAALIAVLYALAINHWGNAGVSVASFAIIGAAGGAISQIGDLAASAIKRNHDIKDYGKLIPGHGGILDRFDSIIFTAPIIFYLSVLL, from the coding sequence ATGTTTAAGACACGTCTTTTAAGTGGGATTCTCCTGGTGGTGATCGCTCTGATCACAGTGATCACAGGAGGAAATGTACTGTTTGCAACTTTGTTTTTGATCAGTATGATCGGAGTCTATGAGTTGTACAGAGTGTTTGAGATTGAAAATAAAGCAGTTGGGATCTGCGGATTTTTGTTTGCAGCAGGATACTATGGTCTGTTGTATGCCAAACCGCTGCTTCCAGATACAACGGATTGGTTCATGCTGTTATTTATGGCATTTGTGATCTGTCTGATGGCAGTGTTGGTATTTTCTTATCCAAAATATCGGACAGAGCAGATGTTGGCAGCGTTTTTCGGAGTATTTTATGTGGCAGTGATGTTGTCTTATATTTATCAGACAAGAATTCTGCCGGGCGGTGTCTTTCAGGTATGGCTGGTATTTATCTGTGCCTGGGGATGTGATACCTGCGCATATTGTGTGGGGATGCTGATCGGCAAGCATAAAATGGCACCGAAGCTGAGTCCGAAGAAGTCTGTGGAAGGCGGAATCGGCGGAATCGCGGGAGCAGCGCTGATCGCAGTTCTCTATGCACTTGCGATCAACCACTGGGGCAATGCAGGAGTCAGTGTGGCCAGCTTTGCAATAATCGGTGCAGCAGGCGGTGCGATTTCCCAGATCGGAGATCTGGCGGCATCCGCGATCAAGAGAAATCATGACATCAAAGATTACGGAAAGTTGATACCGGGACACGGTGGGATTCTGGACAGATTTGACAGTATTATTTTCACGGCACCGATCATTTTTTATCTTTCCGTGCTTCTCTAA
- a CDS encoding shikimate dehydrogenase has protein sequence MKQITGHTGLTGLFGSPVAHSISPMMHNASFEHLGLDYVYLAFDVGTDKLAAAVDGLRAMNVRGFNLTMPDKNKMCELCDRLSPAAEISQAVNTVVNDNGILTGHTTDGTGYLLAAKDAGYDLIGKKMTLLGAGGAATSILVQAALDGLSEISVFSIHDQFYVRAEQIVQTLNERTNCKVQLFDFEDDSILRREIADSYILTNGTSVGMAPNTDASIINDPSFFHKDLIVSDVIYNPKETKLLRLAREAGCPTFNGLYMLLYQGAEAFKLWTGQEMPVEKIKELYFS, from the coding sequence ATGAAACAGATTACCGGACACACCGGACTGACAGGACTGTTCGGAAGCCCTGTTGCACACAGCATCTCTCCCATGATGCACAACGCTTCTTTTGAACATCTGGGACTTGATTATGTCTACCTTGCATTCGATGTCGGAACCGACAAACTGGCCGCTGCCGTGGATGGACTTCGCGCCATGAACGTACGTGGCTTCAACCTAACCATGCCGGATAAAAATAAAATGTGTGAGCTCTGTGACCGACTCTCTCCGGCTGCGGAAATCTCTCAGGCTGTCAATACCGTCGTGAATGACAACGGAATTCTGACTGGACATACAACGGATGGTACCGGATACCTGCTCGCAGCAAAGGATGCCGGATACGATCTGATTGGAAAAAAGATGACACTTCTCGGCGCAGGCGGAGCTGCCACCTCCATTCTGGTTCAGGCAGCACTGGACGGATTGTCAGAGATTTCCGTATTCAGTATCCATGACCAGTTTTATGTGCGCGCCGAGCAGATTGTTCAGACATTAAATGAGCGAACAAATTGTAAGGTACAACTGTTTGATTTTGAAGATGATTCCATCCTTCGAAGAGAGATTGCAGACAGCTATATCCTGACCAACGGAACTTCTGTGGGCATGGCTCCGAATACAGACGCTTCCATCATCAACGATCCGTCCTTTTTCCATAAAGACCTGATCGTTTCCGATGTGATCTACAATCCGAAAGAGACAAAACTGCTGCGCCTTGCCAGAGAAGCCGGATGTCCGACTTTCAACGGACTCTATATGCTGCTGTACCAGGGGGCGGAGGCATTCAAGCTGTGGACCGGGCAGGAGATGCCTGTGGAGAAGATTAAAGAGCTCTATTTTTCTTAA